AGTTTGCTTACGGTTTAAACTCTTGAAAGGTTCTGAAAAGTTAACGGCTAATGAAAAACAACAATTAGACGAGATGCTCAAAGAGCATTCAGAATTGTCATATGCCTATTTTCTAAAAGAACTCTTTAGAGAAATATACCAAGTGAATGACTATGATACAGCTGATTCACTCTTAGAAGAATGGATTCAACTCGCATGGAGCAGCCCATTTCCTTCATTTCATCAAGTTGCCAAGACGATAGAAAATTGGAAGGCACAAATTTTACAATATTTTCTTACACCTTTTACGAATGGCCGGATTGAAGGTACAAACCATAAGATTAAGAACATCAAAAGACGTGCTTTTGGCTTCAGAAACCTTGAAAGATTTCGACTACGTGTATTTTTGGAATGTACAGGTAAAACTTATAAAAATCAGGTTGCTTAACCATGCCCTTCATCAGCTTTCCGCATTGTAGTGGCTAGAATGGAAGCCGTCAAGGAAAGCGCTTGACCTCTTCCATTCTACCCACTTAGTGGTCTGCAAGCTGACGAAGGAGCTACTCTAGATTGAGTATCAATCTCGCTAACTTATTGCCGGAATTGTGTGAACATCACAGAATATGGTGATGAGACAAAAATCATTTTTATCTGTTGTAGTTGACTATTAGAATCCGTAAGTTATTGGTTATACATATCCGCTTTATAGTGTTTTAAATTTTGGGTGTTACTAAACCATTCCGCTGTCTCCTTTAAACCTTTTTTCAACCCATCCCGGCCTCCGTAAGCAGGTTTCCACCCTAACAGTCTCTTCGCTTTGGAATTATCTGCCCAGAGGCGTTCAACCTCACTTTTCTCAGGGCGTAAGCGGATGTGTTCTGTTTCAATTTCAATTTCTTTCCCCATCACTTCAGCAATGAGCTCAGCCGTCTCACCAATTGAAATTTCATAATTACTTCCTATATTAATAACTTCCCCAATGGATTTCTCGGACTCGGCTACAGCGATAAACCCTTGTACGGTGTCTTTTATATAATTAAAATCTCGAGTAGGATGTAAAGCACCTAATTTGATATTGGTTTTTCCGCTAGCAATTTGAGTGATGATGGTAGGAATGACAGCTCTGGCAGATTGTCTGGGACCATACGTATTAAAGGGGCGAATAATGGAGACAGGGGTATTAAAGGACTTATAAAAGGAGATGGCAACTTGATCGGCTCCAATTTTTGAAGCAGAATAAGGAGACTGTCCTTGAAGAGGATGGTCTTCGGTAATTGGAACAAACATCGCTGTTCCGTATACTTCACTTGTAGAGGTGTGGACAACTTTTTCAATTTCTAGTTCTCTTGCAGCTTGCAGAACATTTAAGGTTCCCTTTATATTTGTATCGATGTACGTATCTGGGGAGTGGTACGAATAAGGGATTGCAATTAGTGAAGCTAAATGAAAAACAACATCGCAGCCCTTGGCAGCATTTTTTACACCATATGGATCTCGTATATCGCCCGCGAATACGTCTAATTCGCTTTTTATTTCGTCGGGTGAATGATCAAGCCATCCCCAGGAGTTAAACGAATTATAATAGACAAAAGCACGAACATCTAACCCTCTTTTCACTAACTCTTCGGTTAGATGTGAACCGATAAATCCATCCGCACCAGTGACAAGAATTTTTTTGTTCTTCAGCTCCATTTCAATCCCCTCCCTATTCCATCATATGACCATAAACCCTGTTGTAGCACAGAAAGTCCTTGTATTTCGTCAATTCCATATGCAAATTCTCGTCTACAATACTAGCTGAATTCTTGATCAAATTCTCCTTTGGCCCGCTCAAAATCATCTATTCTTCCAATATCCAGCCAATATTCTCTAATTGGAAAAATGGAGACATCTTTCTTTTTTTCAAGTAAGTTTCTAAATAGATCAGGCATATCAAAATAATTGTTTTTCGGAATGATTTCTAATACGCTTGGTTCAAAAATATATATCCCCGCACTAACAAAAAAACGGTATTTTGGTTTTTCCTCTATTGACAGCAAACGATGCTTATCAACATTTACCACCCCATAAGGGACTTGAAAATCATATTCTCTTACACATAAGGTTGCCTGTCCTTTATGTTTTTCATGGTAATCCAGTAAATATTGAAAATTTACTTTTGTAAGAATGTCTCCATTCATTACAAGAAAAGGCTTCTCCGGCTTTTCTGGAATCAGTCCTAAAGAACCTGCTGTTCCCATTCTTTGATCCTCATGTATATAGTGAATATCTACCCCCCAGTTTGAACCATCCTTAAAATAGTCCTCAATCATTTCAGACTTATAATTAACGGAAAGGTAAAACCGATTAAATCCATGTTCAATTAAACTCTCTAAAATCGTTTCAAGAATAGGTTTATTCCCAATTTTTAATAATGGTTTAGGACAATCGTTTGTTAACGGCCTTAGCCTCGTTCCAAGTCCCCCTGCCATGAGAACCACGATATTATCTCTGTTAGGAGGTTGAATAATCGTGTTTAAATGTTTTAAACCGATTACACAGCCATCCTTATTTACAACAGGCAGGTGCTGCAGCTTTTTTGTTTTCATCAAGTTCAATATTTGTTTCGAATCCATCGTAGGAGAAACGGTTACAGGATCAGGATTCATCACGAGAGGTACAGGCTGATCCAAAGAGATGCCTTTTAAAATACCTCTCCTAACATCCCCATCTGTAACAGTTCCTAACAACTTATTCTGATCATCAACAACTAGGGCGATTTGCAAGGAACCTACATCAATGATTTTTAATGTTTCATTTATAGAGGCAGTTGGTGGAACCAATATTTTTCTGTAGTCATTCAAAAATCTCACCTCATTTAGAATGTGAAAGGTTACTATATTCATATTCTTTTAAAGAAATGCTTGTGTAAGCGTGTAACAAAATGGGCGTCCAAGAGGGTTTTTTGAGGCAAAAAAGTCTACGAAAATTGGGCAACCGATACGATTACTATGACTTCAAAAAGGTAATCCGTAAGAAACGTAAGATTATATAAATGTTCTACCTGAAATGATGATACCAACCGTGAGATTATTGAGATCATGCATAAGGTAAAAAGGGGATGGCAAGGGGAGAAGTCTACTTAACATATAAGATAATATAGATTTATCCTTCATCAATCAGCCATTTTTAGGATAGAAGGTAGAGGAAAAGAACATTTTATCGTGCAAATGATGGTTTTTTTGGATAAGAGCTGGATTCCAATAGTGAAATTTTTATTTAAAAGATAGGCTCTACCCTAAAATAACTGTGGATAACTTTTGCTGTTATTTCATTTATCGATGTGCCAATTTTTATTGGCATGGTTGTCTGTTAAACGATACTGTTGATATTTATAAATTACGCTTGTGGCGGACGCTTTCCGCGGGCAAGGTGCAAGCCGCGCTTCCCTCGCTACGCTCAAGTAAGGGTCTTGCCTGGCGTGTTGTTCCCGCTGAAGTCGCCGCCGTGTGAACAACTTGCTAAAAATCAATAATGACAGATAACATAGCCAAAAGATAAAAAACATAAGATATCCTTAAAAATAAAAAATCAACCATCGTTTATGACAGTTTTAAGAATCATGTTGATTTGTCTCACTTTTAGCTACAGCTGAAGTGAGACAAAAATCAACATAACTCCTAAAAAAGGATTTTTGATTGTTTATGGAAAATTAACATTTTTCATTTAACCGTTCTTCAGCTACTTCTTTTAAGAACGCTTCTTCTAATAGCAGTAAATCCTTTTTACGGTCTTTTATTCTTTTTACAGGTACACCTACATAGACACCCCAGGGTGCTAAACTTTTTGTTACCAAACTATGTGCACCTACAGCGCTTCCTTCTCCAATCGTGACATTGGGCAACACCGTAGAATTCGTTCCAATAATAACATGTTTATTTAGTACGATTTCTCCTTTCGTAACATTTAAATATTTTTTAGGAATGGTTGGTCCAGTTAAACTGCTTCCTAAATAATCATCAGTTGCACTATATAACGCCGTTCTGGATGAAACACCTGCAAAATCTTTGATGGTTATGCCGCCGGTCCCTCCCAATAGACAATAATGGGCGATGTGTACATTCGAACCTATATTTATTCCTTTTTCCCCGCCAACTAAACAGCAAAAATCATCAATCCTTGTATTGTCGCCAATCGAAATTTTTTCCGGCATATAAATACTGCATTTTCTACTAATTTTCGTATTTTTCCCTACACTTTTAAGACCCATTTCTCTAAGTTCTTGCTCGCTATAAATGGAATTCATGATACTCCCCCCATTTAAAAAATTCAATAAATCATTGTTGCCATGAATCGTCTCTTTCAGCAATACATTCAACTTCATCACATGTTACTCTTCGTGTATTCTTCATCAATCCTTTACCGATTTTTGGAGCTTATAGGTAACATAAGACCCTTTTAAACGTAAATAAAATTTATATAGGTTATGTTAAATATTTACTCATGGTGCAAATCATTCCGAAAGTGAATTATCATGAGGATTCCAAATTCACAATCATACGATGGGTTTTACTCATTTCGCAAATGAAGGGTCATACGAACGGATTTATCCAGCATTTTTAAATATGAAAACTTCTCACCTAATGGAGTGGGAAGTACCATTAATAGTGAACGAACCGGATCGATCGAGTAGAGAGCTTGTAGTAAGAAGTGATCGTCGAGAGCGGATGGATCGTGAATCTTGAAGTATGTTTTATTTAGTCGGCTGACATGATATGTTTGTCGGGAAGTTTTGATTTCCAATGTTGAAAAATCGTATATCCGATGTGATGCTTTAGAAGCAGGATGGTTGATGATTGTATAGGAAACGTCTGTTTCGGGGAACGGAGCAGGATTCGTTCCAACATACCAATAGGTTGTTTTTCCATATATAAACCCTAAACGTTTGAACCAGGACAACGCGCTTTGATTATACTCAAAAACATCAAGTGTTATTGAGGATAAATGAAGCTTTTGGGCCAAATTCAATCCCTCTTGTATTAATTTTTTACCGACACCAGAACCTCTCATACTAGGTTTCACATAAAGATTATTCAAATGAAGATTGCATTCTCCGATTCTCCACTCTGAAAAACCGACCAATTCATCTTGCTTGTATGCTCCGATAAAATGAACCATTGTTTGTTCCGGAGAAAGTGGAGAAATACTTAATAACGCTTCTAAATAAGATTTGTAGCCGATGCAGCTATAGATCGTACATTGGAAAATAGAAGAAGGAAGGCCTCTTTCAATCATAAGCATGACGCGTTCACTATCTGTTATTTTTAATGGTCTAATTTGAATAAATGAAGATGGATCAATCGTAAGAGCTCTTCTTTCTTCATCTAAACCCTGCCTTATTTCCAATGGAGTGTTAATGACTGTTTTTCGTTTGAAAACTTGAACCAACGTTTTCAGTAAAATTTTGATATCAAGCCCAAAAG
The sequence above is a segment of the Bacillus sp. (in: firmicutes) genome. Coding sequences within it:
- a CDS encoding transposase; amino-acid sequence: VCLRFKLLKGSEKLTANEKQQLDEMLKEHSELSYAYFLKELFREIYQVNDYDTADSLLEEWIQLAWSSPFPSFHQVAKTIENWKAQILQYFLTPFTNGRIEGTNHKIKNIKRRAFGFRNLERFRLRVFLECTGKTYKNQVA
- a CDS encoding SDR family NAD(P)-dependent oxidoreductase; its protein translation is MELKNKKILVTGADGFIGSHLTEELVKRGLDVRAFVYYNSFNSWGWLDHSPDEIKSELDVFAGDIRDPYGVKNAAKGCDVVFHLASLIAIPYSYHSPDTYIDTNIKGTLNVLQAARELEIEKVVHTSTSEVYGTAMFVPITEDHPLQGQSPYSASKIGADQVAISFYKSFNTPVSIIRPFNTYGPRQSARAVIPTIITQIASGKTNIKLGALHPTRDFNYIKDTVQGFIAVAESEKSIGEVINIGSNYEISIGETAELIAEVMGKEIEIETEHIRLRPEKSEVERLWADNSKAKRLLGWKPAYGGRDGLKKGLKETAEWFSNTQNLKHYKADMYNQ
- a CDS encoding CBS domain-containing protein — translated: MNDYRKILVPPTASINETLKIIDVGSLQIALVVDDQNKLLGTVTDGDVRRGILKGISLDQPVPLVMNPDPVTVSPTMDSKQILNLMKTKKLQHLPVVNKDGCVIGLKHLNTIIQPPNRDNIVVLMAGGLGTRLRPLTNDCPKPLLKIGNKPILETILESLIEHGFNRFYLSVNYKSEMIEDYFKDGSNWGVDIHYIHEDQRMGTAGSLGLIPEKPEKPFLVMNGDILTKVNFQYLLDYHEKHKGQATLCVREYDFQVPYGVVNVDKHRLLSIEEKPKYRFFVSAGIYIFEPSVLEIIPKNNYFDMPDLFRNLLEKKKDVSIFPIREYWLDIGRIDDFERAKGEFDQEFS
- a CDS encoding acyltransferase, whose product is MNSIYSEQELREMGLKSVGKNTKISRKCSIYMPEKISIGDNTRIDDFCCLVGGEKGINIGSNVHIAHYCLLGGTGGITIKDFAGVSSRTALYSATDDYLGSSLTGPTIPKKYLNVTKGEIVLNKHVIIGTNSTVLPNVTIGEGSAVGAHSLVTKSLAPWGVYVGVPVKRIKDRKKDLLLLEEAFLKEVAEERLNEKC
- a CDS encoding GNAT family N-acetyltransferase; its protein translation is MKRLFDFTISLCLLVLTLPLFILIMILTLCTSGTPFFFTQTRIGRHQKPFQLIKFRTMTNKQDENGNLLLEQHRLTKVGKFLRKLNLDELPLFLNVIKGDLSLVGPHPLLARYLPYLTKQELKRFSIRPGITGLAQISGGDQLSWDKRLKLDIQYVNDQSFGLDIKILLKTLVQVFKRKTVINTPLEIRQGLDEERRALTIDPSSFIQIRPLKITDSERVMLMIERGLPSSIFQCTIYSCIGYKSYLEALLSISPLSPEQTMVHFIGAYKQDELVGFSEWRIGECNLHLNNLYVKPSMRGSGVGKKLIQEGLNLAQKLHLSSITLDVFEYNQSALSWFKRLGFIYGKTTYWYVGTNPAPFPETDVSYTIINHPASKASHRIYDFSTLEIKTSRQTYHVSRLNKTYFKIHDPSALDDHFLLQALYSIDPVRSLLMVLPTPLGEKFSYLKMLDKSVRMTLHLRNE